CAGAAAGAGAATGTTAAACATTGCCTTCCAAGTACCATTTCTAAGTTATTTATTTTGCCCTTCTGGTCTATCGACCAACTGCGTCAGCCCTCTCTTGTTGAAACTGGTGATGCTGATGCAAACCAACCTCCTCTGGCCCTCATTCCATCCCAAACAAGCATCATAAGATTCTATTACCCACTCAATGAAACAATATGAGAGCTTGGTGGACAAGACGTCCAAGGTAGGAGGGAATATCTCGATGTGTGCAGTGGATAATGCATGTTGCAGTTCTACTTATCCATTAATCATCCTTAGTTCCTACTGCCTCCTATGCCCACACCTTAAATTTCAAACCCCTATTGTGCAGAAACCACTCAATAATAAACGAACTACAAACACATAATATCACTGCAGAGAAGCTATTCATCTTTGGCTCAGTGAAGGCTTGCCCCTTACAAAAGACTTAGGCAAGTGGTAGGTGTAGTGACATGAGGTCATTGGTTCTTTGCTAGGTCAATCGCTAGGAATTCCTTAGTTATGAGCTTGGTTCTCAAGTAGGTAAGACCTATAAGACCTTTTAAGCAAATGATGAATTTGGTCTGCTCGTTTCGTCTCGATAGGTCAGAGACAATGGCATAACTTTTAAAAATGATGATTTTTATGACCTTGTTTGTCCTCGGCTAGGTGAGCCTATTAGGAGAAATAGCAATTAAAATGTGCATTCTCCTTTCTGATGCAATTTCTTCACCAAGTCATTGTTCCACTTCTTATTTCCCAATTCAACAAGTTATAATTTGTGCTAGAGATCAAGCCTATATACATTTGTGCTAAATATCATGTTTGACAATAACTATCAAGAAATAGATCATCCCAACAACTATATCACATTTTGAAAGAAATATCAGAACACAACTTAGTTTGTACGGCTATGTAGCAGGTGCTCCTACTAGCAACTTTTTCTTTAACTCAGTTCTGAATACTTAAGAAATGGTGGCCACGATGAGCCAACGGCGAAGAGGTATACTTATGAGTGttataatctcaaactttataacaaCTGATTTTTGCCATTTGCCGGCACACGGAACTTTCATTACCCATTGGTTAACATTGCCTATCATGTTCTGAAGATGTTATGCAAATGCGGCGTGAATTACAAAATCACATGTTGCAGCAGCACCGCAACCATTCAGAGTTTCAGGTGATTGGCACGATAGAAGAAATGTGGCGTGCAAATAATATATGTAGATCACAAATGTTGTCCAGTTTGCTCTGCCAGCGTCAGTGCATCACTCGTGTGATTTTCATAGTTTGTGGCATGGCGCCATTAGCAACAGCTCGAATTTTACACACAACCCATTCAAATGTGGGATACTAGATCTCCCCAACGACTGTGGATACCTCAACTTGATCGGTCAAGCTAGATCTCCCGTGTTTCCATCAGATTGTTGATAAGCATGTGCATATCATTGTACGATGACCTTCCGCCACGGCGGCGTGAGCCTTCACAGCGAGCTCCTGTGCTCAGCCCCTCGCCGCCTCCCTTGCCCCCTGGGGCTCTAACAACCATAGGACTTGGCCATAGGAGGGGGTGGAGTATTTACACAAAACTACCAACCTTGACGAAAACTACCACTTTAGGAAACCTAGCAAAATACTACCCCTTTAGGAAGCACATGAGTATTTGGTGCCAGTTCTTTGGTGAAGCAATGGTTGTGTGTGTTGGTGTTTGGCTGGTTTATGAGTTAGTAGAGTGATCCAACTGTGAAACCTGGCAAAGCATGAGGGTTCGAAAACTTCGCATATCCTTTATGagatcatgttgggtgggaaactaaTGAGATGACACATCTATGTGCGAAGCAAGCTTGCAAGAGTAGGAGAAGATGTCTCTGACTTAGTTTCATTCATTGTTCCCGGCAGTGGCGAATCTATGGATTAAATGGAGGGTAGGCTCAACTCTAATTATGTCATTGAGATGGGCTGGGAAGCGGCCGATTTGCTGCGCTGGCCTGATCGTTGGTAATAAAAAAGAAATTACTCCTGTTGGAGGGCAGGCTCAAGCCTGTTAAAGCATGTCTAGTAGATTCATCCCTGTTCCCGTTATACCGTGTACAAAAACGATTGTATTCCCATTGTTTAAATCAATAAAATTTGTGATTAAAAATTAGTTATTTAAACCAAAGCGAGAGAAATGCATAGTGGGAAGCTAATGGAGCAAGCAGCAGTAGTTTGCAAAACAATTGTCCAGACGCCAAACGGCTTCTCATCAAACGTATGTGTCACTTTTCTGTGGTTGTGTAACACGGGCCTAGTTTCTTGTATAAACTCAAGCATGTGGAGCAGTAAAGGCGACATGCCATGTATTCCTACTATGTGTTCAGAGAAACCAAATGCAATATTTTCAGAGCAGGTTAATTGGTGAAACTTTAAGAGAGCGGCATTTCGGTGCCCGGGTGCATCTGCACCCGGTCGAAAAAAAATTCGTAAAAAATCcagaaaaattccaaaaaaaatttggatggtagacaatttgatgcgtgaggtacgcttcaattttcaaaacatttggacttctatgcaactctcagcaaaaaagacaaatcagaccTGAACAATGCATATTTTTACAGGCcctcgatttgtcttttttgctgagagctgcacagaagtccaaatgttttgaaaattggagcgtatctcacgcatcaaattgtctatcacccaatttttttatgattttttttgattttttctagtatttattttgatttttttcgtgagcgcaggtgcagatgagctcgggctcAGATTCGAATTTTCCAAACTGAGAGCGGCGTTTCGGTGCCCGGGTGCATCTGCACCCGGTCGAAAAAAAATTCGTAAAAAAtacagaaaaattcaaaaaattccaaattttttttggatggtagacaatttgatgcgtgaggtacgctccaattttcaaaacatttggacttctatgcaactctcagcaaaaaagacaaatcagaccagaacagtatatgaacagtgcatatttttatgaatttttttgattttttctagtatttattttgatttttttcgtgagcgcaggtgcagatgagctcgggctcAGATTCGAATTTTCCAAACTTTAGCTTATAATAACTCTCGAGTTGTTACACATGTATGGCTCTGCTGACTTTTTATAAATACTTACCCTGACCTTCATGTATTCCAACATCTTGTAGTCAAACTGAAGCATTCCGGTGGATGATGTTGAGAAGTGATTCAGAAGGTAACGGTGAAGAATAAAATGTGATGTTGGAACGGCCTAAGCGTGATCTCTTGGGAATAAGACGCATTATGAATCAGAGTTCGAGTAGCAGGGATAACTGAGGTGCTGAATGAGCCTGGGTAATGTTTTGGTGTGCCGATAGTTGTCAGAATTCAAGGTGCCATCGAACAACTGTGCTTCCTTCGTCATTAGAGCTATGGTCCAAATAGAAAAATTCCTTTCAAAATTTAGGACAGACCCCTGGATACACCGGCAGAGCTTCAAAGAGCTTTACCCGGACCTCTTCAAGCAGTGCACTCTCCAGACTATGACCATAAAAACCGCCGTGCAGAATGACAAATGGACGCGAAAATGCTTCAGGGATTACACCCACGAGCCTCCCCACCCCACCCCTGCGGGCTGTGGCCTTGCCCCTGGCCTCCCGGCGCTCGGAGTACATCTCAGGTCTCCAGCACTCTGGTGGTCGTCAGATTTGAGGTCGCCCATTGCCAAATCTCCAATTGATTTAGAGTTTGTTCTTTGTTGTGCTATCCACTGTCCAGAACATGAATCGACAACCatatagtacaaataattttgcacaTCATTTGTGTTCAACTATGTCATTATGTTTGATAAAAGAAAGTTATTATTGCAAAAttattgaagaatgaagaggaccaTGGACACTGCTTTCGTAGATATGCTATGAAGATATAAGCATACATGATTTCTATGTGGGATTATTAATTAGTTAAGAACATTCATATATCGTAGATGTCAAAAAAAAAGGAAGGACTACCCTGACTTCAAATCCTAGATCCGCCACTGCCTTCATCCATTGGCTAACATCGCCTATCATAATCTGCGGATGTTGTGCAAATGTCGCCTAGATTACAAAATCAAATGTTGCACCGTTGCATCTATTTCAGAGCTTTTCAGGCAATCGGGGTGACAGAATGAAACAAATTCAGGAGACGCCATGAACACACGAGCCCAAGGAAACCAATCTCACTgcttccccttccttcctctcaCGTTGGACACGAGCTCCCTGAAGAACCTGGCCGACTTTTGTCACCTGCTCGATGGGTTCTGCTAGATCTTCCGTGTTTCCATCAGATCACTGATAAGCCTGTGCAGATCATTGTACGACGACCCGCCTTCCGCCACAGCGGCGTGAGCGTTCacggcgagctcctgcgcccggccCCTTGCCGCCTCCCCTGTTCCCCCGGGCTCCAAGAACCTCGCCACGGCCCGCGCCACCGCGGCCGCCGGCACCGTCTGCTGCTCCTCGTACCTCGCGCTCCGTGGCCCGTCCCACACCCTCTCGCCAATCTTGAGAACGTCCGTGACCAGCCTCTCCTCGATGAACTGGTCGAACACCAGCGGCCACGTCAGCATCggcacgccggccgccgccgcctcaagCAGCGAGCTCGACCCGCAGTGCGTCAGGAACGCCCCAACGGCTGGATGGGCCAGGATCGCGGTCTGTGGAGCCCACCCTCTGACGAGCATCCCCCTCTTCCCGACACGCTCCTCCCACCCCGCCGGCGGCGCCCACCCCTCGGCCCTCAGCGCCCACAAGAACGGCTTGCCGGAGGCTTCCAATCCGAGAGCCAGCTCCCCGAGCTGACCATTCGAGATCGAAGCGTAGGTGCCGAAGCATACGTACACCACCGAGTGTCTTGGCATCGAGCCCAGCCAACTGATGCAcgacgcctcgccgccgccgctggctCCGGCCGGTGGCAACGGCAGCGACACTGGGCCGACGAAGTAGGCGCGCTTCACGTGGCCTTGCGTGTAGGACTCGCAGTACTGCCGTTCCAGGTCCAAGAACATGTTGACGGCGAGGCCGAAGCACCTGGCTTGCCCCGCCATGATCGGGCCTCCGAATCGGTCGTGTTTCGCTTGGCACCTTAAGAACTCCGGCAGTTCAGTCCTCGGGATCCGTATCTCCGGCCCTGGAAACCCAGGGACGATCACCTCCTGGCAGTCCGGGTCGCTCTCGACGGCGCCTCGGAGGTGACGCATGGCAAGCCTTGAGAAGAGGCCAACGACACTGAAGGTAACGCACGGCACGCCGACTTCATCGGCGACGGTGGAGTTCCAGAAGAAGTGGACATCTGTGACGAGGGCGTCAGGGGACAGCTTTCTGATGAGAGCCTCCTGCGCGGGCCGCGTCAGCCCCTCGTCGACGGCCGCGGCATCGATGCGCCACGCGTCGGCCCCGGCGGCGGAGAGGTTCTCCACGCCAGGCGTGAGGCCATCCACGTCCGGGAACGGGTAGGTGGCTATCCTGACGGCGTTGCTCGCTGCGGAGTGGCCGTGCCGGTCGAGCGCGGACCGAACGACCGAGACGTTGGCCGGGGTGACCGCCACCGTAGGCTCGACGGCGCCCGGCCTGGCCGCGGCGAGGCGGACAGCGAGCTCGGTGTGGGGGGCGATGTGGCTGGTGGCGAAGAAGGGCACAATCAGGATCCGCAGCTTGTCGCCGTGCTCCGTCGAGGCCATTTCCTCGATATGTTTGTTCTTGTTTGCTGAAATAATGGAGTCGAGTGGGTAGCAGCAGCACTGAACTGAAGGCTGAAGCTTGTGGCGGTTGCGACGTCGATGTCAATATGGCCTGGAGGTACAATTATTGATGGGACCAATCTAGCTGGCGGCCGGGCGCTAGGTACCGCTCGCTAGCGGCCGGCCCTGTCCGAGACGTCTAGTCACTGCCGCATATTTAGAGCGTTTAATGGGCGGCCGGCTGCCCATTAACGCGATGGAGTGGCCAGCCATACATGCGCGAGCGGCTGGCTTAAAATAGACATGTATGTGTGTAATTTTTGTCCGCTAGCGCATGTATCTTTTAGCATTTAATACATTCACACCGGTCACAGTCAGTTGGAAAAAACAGATCACATATCCATTTGTTTcgattttcaaaattttcaaaaagctATATCTTCCAAACCGCGCGTCGgaattaagatccgttttcaccgctGGAATCCTCGCGACGTGCTCTTCAAAACTATATCCCGCATGGGGATGTTTCGacgaactagtcttcctgccaactaaacatcaatgtgtgtgcaactagactagattgccgcgccaactgagcatatgtgtgtgccaaaaaagtcatgccaactaaacatcaatgtgtgtgcaactagactagattgccgcgccaactaagcatatgtgtgtgtgccaaaaaagtcctgccaactaaacatcaatgtgtgtgcaactagactaaattgtcacgccaactgagcatatgtgtgtgcaactagtgtcctgccaactaaacatcagtgtgtgtgcaactagactaaattacaagccaactaagCATATGCGTGTGTAATTAGTctttctgccaactaaacatcaatgtgtgtgcaactggactacattacaagccaactaaatatcaatgtatgtgcaactagactacattacaagccaactaaatatcaatgtgtgtgcgactagactacattacaagaggAGGTTGCACATCGACTTTCGTCGAAGCAATAGACTAGTCGCACATCAAAGTTGTCGTGGTTGCTAGGTTGTAACCTCATACGAAGGCGCAGCTCCAAAcattagttttggaaaaaaattgcACGGTGTAATAATAAAGTTGCACAATGCAGTAATAGAGTTGCACTATATAGCTCCAAAGTTGGCATCGAAAAAAATTCGTCAAAATatacccatgcgggatctagtttcaaagatctcaccTGTATACAACTTTTCTGCACCCTCATGGTCTATGGATGTGCATTTTTTCACCATTCAACAAAATTCATGTCAGTGAGATGTGCAACTTTATCTGTTGCCCTGGCCAGCTGCCTAGCAGATTCTGTGCAACTACTTCTATTGCCCCTGCCAACTACTTCCAATGACCGTGTCCAACTGAAAACAACTATATGTGCAAgtagaactactatagatgccaacaaaaAATGATCGTCGTGTGTGCAACTTTCCAATGACCGTGTCCAACTGAAAACAACTATGTGCGCAactagaactactatagatgccaaccAAAAATAATCCTTGTGTGTGCAACTTTTCAATGATTATGTCCAActgaaaacaactatgtgtgcaactggaactactatagatgccaacaaaaAATGATCACCGTGTATGTAACTTCCGAATGACCGTATCTAACCGAGAACAATTATGTGCGTAATATCTAGAAGTACTGTAGATGCCAACAAAAAATGATCGCTGTGTGTGCAACTTCCCAATGATCGTATCTAACTGAGAACAAATATGTGTGCAATTAAATTAAACctactatagatgccaacaaaaATGATCACCGTATGTGCAACTTTCCAATAATCATGTCCAACGAAAAACAACTATGTGTGCAACTaaaactactatagatgccaactAAAACTACCCTGTAAATACTTGTTCTGGATCTGCAAGTGGCGAAGGTGCCGTTTCAGGATGCAGAGGCTTCTGATCTGGGTACTGCAACACTTTGTAGTTGTACGCAGTCTGAGCAGAAATGTTGGCAGAGATTCTCTATCTTCCCATGCTGCGGCCTGTAATTACTAGATGCAGTGGACGAGGACTCCAGCACGTCCCTGCAGCAACGAACCAACACATCCAATCTATTCATTCCCGGCAAGGAAACATGAAAAATTGATGGATTTGTTGGGGGCAAATCATCGCATCAGGCCAGGgaagaagagagagaaagagagcaaaAGGAGTGGATGAGGAGAAGATACGACCTTCTTGGGGCACTAGGCATGTCATCGGGGCACAGATCGAAGCAGCCGTTTGGTAAGTCACTGGGAACCACGTCGCCAGGCGAGCGGAAGCACAAGCCCATGGAGGGCCGCGTGCCGTGGCGACGACAACCGCCGGTTGGTCTACATCTGCTGGATCTCGCCGTCACCGGGATCCGGGGAGGAGAGGAACTCCCAGCCTCACGTCGTTGGCTGCTGGCTGCTACTCGGGGCGGGCCATCCATGGCGACGCAGCGCAGGCGCCGATGCTCCCTGCTGCTCGGGGGCAGGTGGATGGAGAAGGGGAACGACGGGGGAAGATGGGCGTGGCTGAAGAGGAGAAGGTGGAGGAGGAGAGATTGGACGTCTGTCGTGTAGCGCGGTGCTCGCGACTGCCTCGCCGACCAGGTAACACCTGGCGTTGCGGGCCGCACGATCTGAGTCGATCGAGCGGCGAGCGTTCGGCCGCTCGTTCTGTCTATTTAGTGGCCGGCCGCTTTTtagatttcaggattaaaaacgccAGGTAGAGTTTGGGAGCGGCCGATGAAAAAGGTAAGTACGTGGTCCGTTGTACACTAAAGAGAGTTGACCATCTAGTTTGCTTTTTAATTTTTGTTTCTTAAAAAAGCCATAACTTTTGAACCAAATATCGAAATTAAGATTCGCTTTCACCACTGAAATCCTCGCGATGtgctctttgaaactagatcccgcatggatatgttttgacaaacttttttgtgTGCAATTTTGTCCCTGTTTTGTGTAACTGACTAGCCGTCGATGTGCAACTACCTGACAGGGATGTGCAACTTTTCTTGTACACCGTAGACATGCAGTTTTTCTCTATGGTACCTCCATCCACAAATTGCCTCCTTccagtgagatgtgcaacttcgttTGTTGCCCAGGCCATGCAATTTTCACTAGTGACACCACCCCATACTACTCTCTAAAAATTGAAAATGTGCAATTTCATCTGCTGCCCCGGTGCCCTGGCCAAATGCCTGGTAGTCATCGCGCATGTGAGCCTCTACAACCGCGTTTGAGGGACTATCCTGTAAGAATGTCCCAACTCCACGGCCACGCATGTGCGACTATGAACACAAGAGTGTGCAACTCCGTGGTCGGACGTGGGCACCTCCCATAGCAATTCATGTGCGACTATGCAGACGATATTGTGCAACTGTGTGGCCATGCATATGTGACTAtgccgacgagagtgtgcaactccgtgGCCGGGCATGAGCACCTCCCATAAAAACTCATGTGTGACTATGTGGACGAGGTTGTGCAACTCCATGGCCATGTATGTGCGACTGtgccgacgagagtgtgcaactccgcaGCCATGCGTGAGCACCTCTCACGACAATTTATGTGTGACTATGCgaacgagattgtgcaactctgtggCCATGCATGTGTGACTATACCGACGAGAGTGCGCaactccgcggccgggcatgagcaCCTCCCCCGGCAATTCATGTGCGACTATCCGAACGATATTGTGCAACTCTATGGTCATGCATGTGCGACTATGCCGATAAGATTGTGCAACTCTGTGGCCATGCATGTGTGACTATaccgacgagagtgtgcaactccatGTAGACAACTTTTCTGCACCCTCATGGTCTACGGATGTGCATTTTTTCaccattcaacaaaaccatgtcagtGAGATGTGCAACTTTATCTGTTGCCCTGGCCAACTGCCTAGCAGATTTTGTGCAACTACTTCTATTTCCCCTGCCAACTACTTCCAATGACCGTGTCCAActgaaaacaactatgtgtgcaactagaactactatagatgccaacaaaaAATGATCGTCGTGTGTGCAACTTTCCAATGACCATGTCCAACTGAAAAAAACTATGTGTGCAactagaactactatagatgccaaccAAAAATGAATCCCGTGTGTGCAACTTTCCAATGACCGTGTCCAACTGAAAACAACTATTTGTGCAactagaactactatagatgccaatCAAAAATGAACCCCGTGTGTGCAACTTTTCAATGATCGTGTCCAActgaaaacaactatgtgtgcgactagaactactatagatgccaataAAAAATGATCACCATGTGTGTAACTTCCGAATNNNNNNNNNNNNNNNNNNNNNNNNNNNNNNNNNNNNNNactagaactactatagatgccaaccAAAAATGAATCCCGTGTGTGCAACTTTCCAATGACCGTGTCCAACTGAAAACAACTATTTGTGCAactagaactactatagatgccaatCAAAAATGAACCCCGTGTGTGCAACTTTTCAATGATCGTGTCCAACTAAAAACAACTATGTGTGCGactagaactactatagatgccaataAAAAATGATCACCATGTGTGTAACTTTCGAATGACCGAATCTAACTGAGAACAATTATGTGCGTAATATCTAGAAGTAATATAGATGCCAATAAAAAATGATCGCTGTGTGTGCAACTTTCCAATAATCGTATCCAACTGAGAACAAATATGTGCGTAATTaaaactactatagatgccaacaaaaATGTGCAACTCCACGGCGCGCATGTGCAGCAATGTAGTTTCTTCACAAAATAGAACAATAAAAGTCTGAATTTTTTTAAAACTTGATGTATTCCAACAGATGGGCCAGCATGTTCAGTACTTAGATAAACTACAGAGCTCAAATCAGCTGAATCCACTAGTACCTGTAGAGCATCAAAAATCGGCTGCAGAGCGATACGCGCCAAATCGACTATAGATCTGAAATGATCATATCCAACTCAGAACTATTATGTGTGCAACTATAATTATTGTTAACGCCAACAAAAAATTAGTAGCATATTATAGCTGCCCAAACACAGTACCTCCGCTTCTTCTTTTGCTAAAATTCAGTAGCATATTCAACAGCCCAAAGCACATACATAGCACCATCTTCAGTAGGAAAAGAAAATTCAGCAACACTCCATAGGAGCAACAACATAAGCATCAACACAAAAATTCACTAGCAGCGCGACCAAAGCAACGGTAGAACTCCAGCCTATGCTGGTCTTGCAACACGCATGAAGTAGGTCCCTGCTAGCTAGTGCTTTCCCTTCCCTTGTAACTTCCCTCCTGCGTTCAGAAATGCGTCAAGAACAAAAGAAACAAGAATCCCGTGTAATCTTTGCGATGGTAATCAGGTGCATGCTAAACCTTTTCTCAGTTGCTTCTTATTTTTGTCTTATTTTATCATCATCAAACAAGCAAGTGGGAGGGAATGGGTTCAATCAGGACGAAGGGGAATATACTCGGACGACATcagaggaaggagacgacggcCGCATCTCGTCGAGGATGATGGCCATCCCGTCGACGCAGAGGTCGTATCCCGTCGACGACGGAGGGGAACGACGACGATGGGACTGGATCCGGTAGGGGAAGGAGCAATAGGACGGTAGGCGGGATGTCGTGGTGGGGGCTGGTGGCGGCGCGGCCAAGCCTCCCCTCAGCCGGTGGAGTGCGGTGGCTAGCCGGTGGAGGTTTCTGGTGGTCGGCGTTGAGGGGAGACGCCAGTGAGCCCCCTCCGATCCAGATCTGTGAGGAAGGGAGAATAGACAGAAAGAGAGAGACGGGTtgggagagaacgagggagaggtaGGTTGGCTGCCGACCAGATGGCACCTGAAGTGGGGACGGACGCGCGTGATAGAGATCGTGTGGTTCCCAGCCGGCCGCTCGATCGCGTCAAATCGTGCGCGGCCACTTTTTAGATTTTAGGTTATTGATGTCCTTGTGCATGTGCATTTTAGAGGTTGTTTGTTTTTAGGAACTTATTGGTTTAGGGatttaaaaaagtccctataaatCTCATCTAAATTAAATAGGAGGgatttatagggacttaaagtgggcatttgagacttatgaaataagactctcaaggagggacttatagggacttataattGTAATATGGTCTTTTAGTCCATATTAAGTCCCAGAAACCAAACagatagggactttttagggacttgaaGACTTATAAGTTGGGATAAAAAATCctaagacttatgaaccaaacagtgcCTTAGAGTCGGTATGCATGAACTCTTGACAGGAAACTTTAAACGAGCCTGATAAGTGACAAGAGCATCTTCAACCGACCCCTTCTGCCTTCTGCATAGCATGTCTTTAATTTTTTTCCAATGAAGGTTGGATTTTATTAACTTAAAATGAAGCATCAAATGGATACAAAACACAATGAACACACATCCGGTATCTGCATAGGTAGGATGCACACAGTCAATACTAACGCACATACACAAAAATGCGAAGGCGAGTAAcaaagtcatacaagaccaaagCTTTGCCTAAGTGAGAAAAAAGAAAATGACCCCAAAGCAAACAACTGCGATCGACAAACTACAAGAACGACTATATCCTCACCAACTATCTCTTGACACCACAAAGACAGCGAGGTTATTCAACAGTAACGTCTTTAGAAAGGAAATGTCGCACAAGCATCATCCtcaccggatccaaccaccaaAGGTCAAATTCTAGGTTTTCA
The sequence above is a segment of the Triticum dicoccoides isolate Atlit2015 ecotype Zavitan chromosome 1A, WEW_v2.0, whole genome shotgun sequence genome. Coding sequences within it:
- the LOC119285746 gene encoding UDP-glycosyltransferase 73C4-like is translated as MASTEHGDKLRILIVPFFATSHIAPHTELAVRLAAARPGAVEPTVAVTPANVSVVRSALDRHGHSAASNAVRIATYPFPDVDGLTPGVENLSAAGADAWRIDAAAVDEGLTRPAQEALIRKLSPDALVTDVHFFWNSTVADEVGVPCVTFSVVGLFSRLAMRHLRGAVESDPDCQEVIVPGFPGPEIRIPRTELPEFLRCQAKHDRFGGPIMAGQARCFGLAVNMFLDLERQYCESYTQGHVKRAYFVGPVSLPLPPAGASGGGEASCISWLGSMPRHSVVYVCFGTYASISNGQLGELALGLEASGKPFLWALRAEGWAPPAGWEERVGKRGMLVRGWAPQTAILAHPAVGAFLTHCGSSSLLEAAAAGVPMLTWPLVFDQFIEERLVTDVLKIGERVWDGPRSARYEEQQTVPAAAVARAVARFLEPGGTGEAARGRAQELAVNAHAAVAEGGSSYNDLHRLISDLMETRKI